In one Silene latifolia isolate original U9 population chromosome 10, ASM4854445v1, whole genome shotgun sequence genomic region, the following are encoded:
- the LOC141608609 gene encoding uncharacterized protein LOC141608609: MYDDTSSNTPSYACFDDPLYLSMNDQPSMQVVPYLFDDTKFLSWKRDAYFALVAKNKEGFVDGTCKMPAETEKSYRQWVRCDHMVRKWLSNSLIPDIKATVEYSPSARVMWSDLLERYGQVNSIELYQLRKEFNESRQSNNSVVEYYSNLKRTWETLDSLDPIPVCTCGALDSCSCSILKRMLERESNTKLI, encoded by the coding sequence ATGTATGATGATACTTCATCAAATACTCCTAGTTATGCATGTTTTGATGATCCGTTATACTTATCCATGAATGATCAACCTTCTATGCAAGTTGTACCATATCTCTTTGACGATACTAAGTTTCTTTCTTGGAAAAGAGATGCGTATTTTGCTTTAGTTGCGAAAAATAAGGAAGGTTTTGTGGATGGAACCTGTAAAATGCCTGCTGAAACTGAGAAAAGCTATCGTCAGTGGGTTAGGTGTGATCATATGGTTAGAAAATGGTTGTCTAATTCTTTAATTCCTGATATTAAGGCAACTGTTGAGTATTCTCCGTCTGCAAGAGTCATGTGGTCTGATTTGCTTGAAAGATATGGCCAAGTTAATAGCATTGAACTTTACCAGCTTAGGAAAGAGTTTAATGAGTCTAGGCAATCTAATAATTCTGTGGTGGAATACTATAGCAATCTTAAGAGGACTTGGGAGACACTTGATAGTCTAGATCCCATTCCAGTTTGCACTTGTGGCGCTTTGGATAGTTGCTCCTGCTCTATTCTTAAGAGAATGCTTGAAAGAGAGTCTAACACTAAGCTGATATAG
- the LOC141609384 gene encoding GDSL esterase/lipase At4g10955-like encodes MTKGKKEEEEEETKAPSEREIFGVCGPIHLNIVDWRVPDQRRSIAASLVQGVYVLERDRQNKRTNYEALAPIWWDFFHFQCIQILVDKVDSSTFGAIFQYKPYNPNQYYNIPPQCLPPKYVIAFRGTLIKPGSRKRDIMLDMQLALNGLTRNTRYQTSLQTVQDLIARVGPQNVWLAGHSLGAAIALQIGKTVARTGLYIESYLFNPPYSSAPIEKLTDPILKNGFRVAGSILTAGLSVALKGTSSQHNDPFTILRPWIPYLFVNENDPISCEYIGYFEHREKMEAWGVGGIERIAAKDTLVSLVSGVCGRDGEALHLIPSAFVVKNLHPLKDEVKLAHGIHQWWECHPYWQPKLFQFR; translated from the exons ATGACAAAGGGAaaaaaagaggaagaagaagaggagacaAAGGCCCCTTCAGAGAGGGAGATATTTGGCGTGTGTGGACCTATCCACCTTAATATTGTTGACTG GAGGGTACCTGATCAAAGAAGGTCAATTGCAGCAAGCTTGGTCCAAGGAGTGTATGTACTCGAACGAGATCGTCAAAACAAGAGAACCAACTACGAAGCACTTGCTCCGATTTGGTGGGACTTCTTCCATTTCCAATGCATACAAATCCTCGTCGATAAAGTCGATTCCTCCACATTCGGAGCCATTTTTCAGTATAAACCCTATAACCCGAACCAATATTATAACATTCCACCTCAATGCCTACCCCCCAAATATGTCATTGCCTTTAGAGGAACACTCATTAAACCCGGATCAAGAAAACGAGACATAATGTTGGATATGCAACTCGCATTAAACGGGTTAACCCGAAATACCCGATACCAAACCTCGCTTCAAACCGTCCAAGACCTAATTGCCAGAGTCGGTCCACAAAATGTTTGGTTAGCAGGGCATTCCTTAGGAGCTGCAATTGCCTTACAAATTGGAAAAACTGTGGCAAGAACCGGACTTTACATTGAATCATATTTATTTAACCCGCCATACTCGTCTGCACCGATTGAAAAACTCACTGACCCGATTTTGAAAAACGGGTTCCGAGTTGCTGGTAGTATTTTAACTGCAGGGCTCTCTGTTGCATTAAAAGGTACCTCATCCCAACACAATGACCCGTTTACTATCTTACGTCCGTGGATACCGTATTTGTTTGTGAACGAGAACGACCCGATTAGCTGCGAGTATATAGGGTATTTTGAGCATAGAGAGAAGATGGAAGCATGGGGTGTAGGTGGAATTGAGAGGATTGCGGCGAAAGATACATTGGTGAGTTTAGTATCAGGAGTATGTGGAAGAGACGGCGAGGCGCTTCATTTAATTCCGTCTGCTTTCGTTGTTAAGAATTTGCATCCTTTGAAAGATGAAGTTAAGCTTGCTCATGGTATTCATCAATGGTGGGAGTGTCATCCTTATTGGCAACCTAAATTGTTTCAATTCAGATGA